A part of Propioniciclava coleopterorum genomic DNA contains:
- a CDS encoding HRDC domain-containing protein produces MSPHPSEPESTTEPDAPSYTLVSAPADGVPEVVRTPEALAATVRALAAGTGPLAVDTERAHGFRYTGRAYLIQLRRAGAGTVLLDPIAFSGDADRADLHDLADAVGDAEWIVHAATQDLPCLAEVQLLPRRLFDTELGGRLLGLPRVSLGALTEQALGMSLAKEHSASDWSRRPLPDSWLNYAALDVELLVPLRDWVAEQLDAAGKREWADQEFAHLAEHAGDEPHRRREPWRRTTGTHEVRTPRGLAVVRALWEERDELAERLDKAPGRILADRAISGLAARAEARDFTLTRDAVRSVEGFRWRQAARYEANWLAATERALALPGPELPAKRPPAEGPPHPKGWANRFPEAAERWAKMRPATMEVAEAWSVPVENLIAPDALRRLAFEPPTPATTASVDAFLTDLGVRPWQRALVVPVVTGLI; encoded by the coding sequence ATGAGCCCCCACCCCTCCGAACCGGAGTCCACCACCGAGCCGGACGCCCCGAGCTACACGCTGGTCTCGGCGCCCGCCGACGGCGTGCCCGAGGTCGTCCGCACCCCCGAGGCGCTGGCCGCCACGGTGCGCGCGCTGGCGGCCGGCACCGGTCCGCTGGCGGTCGACACCGAGCGGGCCCACGGGTTCCGCTACACCGGACGCGCCTACCTCATCCAGTTGCGCCGCGCAGGCGCCGGCACGGTGCTGCTCGATCCCATCGCGTTCAGCGGGGACGCCGACCGCGCCGACCTGCACGACCTCGCCGACGCGGTGGGCGACGCCGAGTGGATCGTGCACGCCGCGACGCAGGACCTGCCGTGCCTGGCGGAGGTCCAACTCCTCCCCCGCCGGCTCTTCGACACCGAGCTCGGCGGCCGGCTCCTCGGGCTCCCGCGCGTCTCGCTGGGCGCGCTGACCGAGCAGGCGCTGGGCATGTCGCTGGCGAAGGAGCACTCCGCATCGGACTGGTCCCGGCGCCCGCTGCCCGACAGTTGGCTCAACTACGCCGCCCTCGACGTCGAACTGCTGGTCCCGCTCCGCGACTGGGTGGCCGAGCAGCTGGACGCCGCGGGCAAGCGGGAGTGGGCTGATCAGGAGTTCGCCCATCTGGCCGAGCACGCGGGCGACGAGCCGCACCGGCGCCGCGAGCCCTGGCGGCGGACCACCGGCACCCACGAGGTCCGCACGCCCCGCGGGCTGGCCGTCGTGCGCGCCCTGTGGGAGGAGCGGGACGAACTCGCCGAGCGCCTCGACAAGGCCCCCGGCCGCATCCTCGCCGACCGCGCCATCAGCGGGCTGGCGGCCCGCGCGGAGGCGCGCGACTTCACGCTGACGCGCGACGCCGTCCGTAGCGTCGAGGGCTTCCGCTGGCGGCAGGCCGCCCGCTACGAGGCCAACTGGCTCGCCGCCACCGAGCGCGCGCTGGCGCTGCCCGGCCCCGAGTTGCCGGCCAAGCGTCCGCCGGCCGAGGGGCCCCCGCACCCCAAGGGGTGGGCCAACCGGTTCCCCGAGGCGGCCGAGCGCTGGGCGAAGATGCGTCCCGCGACGATGGAGGTCGCCGAGGCGTGGTCGGTTCCGGTGGAGAACCTCATCGCCCCGGACGCGCTGCGCAGGCTGGCCTTCGAGCCGCCGACGCCGGCGACCACCGCGTCGGTGGACGCCTTCCTGACCGACCTCGGGGTGCGCCCCTGGCAGCGGGCGCTGGTCGTCCCGGTCGTCACCGGCCTGATCTAG
- a CDS encoding DUF3000 domain-containing protein — MFDDAASALLGMAWRPELTVEEIPAPQRIAPQAVAIAADVDDQDDEVGNGRLVLLHDPDGNPAWDGTFRCVTFARAAVDPEMVADPLLAEVGWSWLEDALARRGAAYVAPSGTVTAVTSQSFGSMEDDPGRAEVEIRASWTPVLAEGDGIVAHIEAWQDLLCMVSGLPLLPDGVVPIPLHRPGRRR, encoded by the coding sequence ATGTTCGACGACGCGGCGTCGGCCCTGCTGGGCATGGCCTGGCGGCCGGAGCTCACCGTCGAGGAGATCCCCGCCCCGCAGCGCATCGCGCCGCAGGCCGTCGCGATCGCCGCGGACGTCGACGACCAGGACGACGAGGTCGGCAACGGACGCCTCGTGCTGCTGCACGACCCCGACGGCAACCCCGCCTGGGACGGCACCTTCCGCTGCGTGACGTTCGCCCGCGCCGCCGTCGACCCCGAGATGGTCGCCGATCCCCTGCTGGCCGAGGTGGGCTGGTCCTGGCTCGAGGACGCGCTGGCCCGACGCGGGGCCGCGTACGTGGCGCCCTCGGGCACGGTGACGGCCGTCACCTCGCAATCCTTCGGCTCGATGGAGGACGACCCGGGGCGCGCCGAGGTGGAGATCCGGGCGTCGTGGACGCCCGTGCTCGCCGAGGGCGACGGGATCGTCGCGCACATCGAGGCGTGGCAGGATCTCCTGTGCATGGTGTCGGGCCTCCCCCTGCTGCCCGACGGTGTCGTCCCCATCCCCCTGCACCGTCCCGGAAGGCGTCGATGA
- a CDS encoding class I SAM-dependent RNA methyltransferase, which yields MSEDAPAVGDVLADVEIGPIAHGGHWVARHEGRVVFVRHALAGERVVVRLTGVAKRHAFGDAVAVIEASPHRVEEPCAIAATCGGCDFQHVEVGHQRELKRQVVAEQVRRLAGIAWDGEVEGVDPDAFGWRTRMRYRRGGEGWGLRRSRSHEVSALPAVGCLIAAPALAAPPPDAAGDEIIGVDGPQGSVWVAPGAETVVTAQAAGRSWRVRADGFWQVHPQAADTLVAAVLDGVRPRPDEVALDLYCGVGLFAGALVDAGLRVTGVEGAREAVELARGNVPEARFLSGGVEKVLARRPPRGRRGGPPALPDRADVVVLDPPRTGAGAAVIEAVARRRPRVVAYVACDPAALARDLRTAGEHGYRVASLRAFDLFPQTHHVECVAILTRG from the coding sequence ATGAGTGAGGACGCGCCCGCGGTCGGCGACGTGCTCGCCGACGTCGAGATCGGGCCGATCGCGCACGGCGGGCACTGGGTCGCCCGGCACGAGGGCCGCGTCGTGTTCGTGCGGCACGCCCTGGCCGGGGAGCGGGTCGTCGTCCGGCTCACGGGGGTCGCCAAGCGGCACGCGTTCGGCGACGCGGTCGCCGTCATCGAGGCCAGCCCGCACCGGGTCGAGGAGCCCTGCGCGATCGCGGCGACGTGCGGGGGCTGCGACTTCCAGCACGTGGAGGTCGGGCACCAGCGCGAGCTCAAGCGTCAGGTGGTCGCCGAGCAGGTGCGCCGCCTGGCCGGGATCGCGTGGGACGGCGAGGTGGAGGGGGTCGACCCGGACGCCTTCGGCTGGCGGACGCGGATGCGGTACCGCCGCGGAGGCGAAGGCTGGGGGCTGCGCCGCAGCCGCTCGCACGAGGTGTCGGCCCTGCCGGCGGTCGGCTGCCTGATCGCCGCGCCCGCCCTCGCCGCGCCGCCCCCGGACGCCGCCGGCGACGAGATCATCGGCGTCGACGGGCCTCAGGGGTCCGTCTGGGTCGCACCGGGCGCCGAGACGGTCGTGACGGCGCAGGCGGCCGGGCGGTCGTGGCGCGTGCGCGCCGACGGCTTCTGGCAGGTCCACCCCCAGGCGGCCGACACGCTCGTGGCGGCGGTGCTCGACGGGGTGCGGCCCCGTCCCGACGAGGTGGCCCTCGATCTCTACTGCGGCGTCGGGCTGTTCGCCGGCGCCCTGGTGGACGCCGGCCTGCGGGTCACCGGCGTCGAGGGCGCCCGCGAGGCCGTCGAGTTGGCCCGGGGCAACGTGCCCGAGGCGCGCTTCCTGTCCGGGGGAGTGGAGAAGGTGCTGGCGCGGCGCCCCCCGCGCGGTCGCCGTGGCGGCCCGCCCGCGCTGCCGGATCGCGCCGACGTGGTCGTCCTGGACCCCCCGCGCACCGGCGCGGGTGCCGCGGTGATCGAGGCCGTCGCCCGGCGGCGTCCCCGGGTCGTGGCCTACGTCGCGTGCGACCCGGCGGCGCTGGCGCGCGACCTGCGCACGGCCGGCGAGCACGGCTACCGCGTCGCGTCGCTGCGGGCCTTCGACCTGTTCCCGCAGACGCATCACGTGGAGTGCGTGGCGATCCTGACCCGGGGGTAA
- a CDS encoding potassium channel family protein gives MRVAIAGAGNVGRSIARELLANGHKILLIDRDPKAIKPDSVPGAEWLLADACEVDSLEEARLDRCDVAIAATGDDKANLVTSLLAKTEFAVPRTVARVNHPSNEWMFDDVWGVDVAVSTPRLMCALVEEAVTVGDLVRLFSFKGGRTNLVEMTLPTDSPIIGHRIDELDFPGDAVLVAVIRDGNATPPQKDGSLEGDDELLFVVHPDAELDLAHYLAPGVERERVMDDDEE, from the coding sequence GTGCGCGTCGCCATCGCCGGGGCCGGCAACGTCGGCCGTTCCATCGCCCGCGAGCTGCTGGCCAACGGCCACAAGATCCTGCTGATCGACCGCGATCCCAAGGCCATCAAGCCCGACAGCGTCCCCGGGGCCGAGTGGCTGCTGGCCGACGCCTGCGAGGTCGACTCGCTGGAGGAGGCCCGCCTGGACCGCTGCGACGTCGCGATCGCCGCGACCGGCGACGACAAGGCGAACCTCGTCACGAGCCTGCTGGCCAAGACCGAGTTCGCGGTGCCCCGCACCGTGGCGCGGGTCAACCACCCGAGCAACGAGTGGATGTTCGACGACGTGTGGGGCGTGGACGTCGCCGTCTCGACCCCGCGCCTCATGTGCGCGCTCGTCGAGGAGGCCGTCACCGTCGGCGACCTGGTGCGCCTGTTCTCCTTCAAGGGCGGGCGCACGAACCTCGTGGAGATGACGCTGCCCACCGACAGCCCGATCATCGGCCACCGCATCGACGAGCTCGATTTCCCCGGCGACGCCGTCCTGGTGGCCGTGATCCGCGACGGGAACGCCACGCCTCCGCAGAAGGACGGCTCCCTGGAGGGCGACGACGAGTTGCTCTTCGTGGTCCACCCCGACGCCGAACTCGACCTGGCGCACTACCTCGCCCCCGGCGTCGAGCGCGAGCGCGTCATGGACGACGACGAGGAGTGA
- a CDS encoding sirohydrochlorin chelatase, with product MTAPTLVMVPPGSRDQRVVRIAHALKAEIARMRPEVRPAITFLDSCVPNIAQSLRKLHSAGVREAVLVPLDLVNAADVDPRFSGVVSQAATEQPGLTIQVARPVGPEATLLSVLDQRLRTALAQARVLELDGLILSSPTTGDVRGTALLARRARQWSTHHRLPCLTAVADGSGPSVAQAIQGLRAQGRRHIAVGSFFLTGDERYAVQADQARRGGAIAISDPLGAAPEVAEIVLARYAFAAMELLAFDDEGNFSADGHFAATA from the coding sequence GTGACCGCACCAACCCTCGTCATGGTTCCCCCGGGCAGCCGAGATCAGCGCGTCGTGCGCATCGCGCACGCACTCAAGGCTGAGATCGCCCGCATGCGCCCCGAGGTCCGCCCCGCCATCACGTTCCTCGACTCGTGCGTGCCCAACATCGCCCAGAGTCTGCGCAAGCTGCACTCCGCCGGCGTCCGGGAGGCCGTGCTCGTGCCGCTCGACCTGGTCAACGCGGCCGACGTGGACCCGCGCTTCTCCGGGGTGGTGAGCCAGGCAGCCACCGAACAGCCGGGGCTGACCATCCAGGTCGCCCGGCCGGTCGGGCCGGAGGCGACCCTGCTGTCGGTGCTCGACCAGCGACTGCGCACGGCGCTCGCCCAGGCCCGCGTCCTGGAGTTGGACGGCCTGATCCTCAGCTCGCCCACCACCGGCGACGTCCGCGGCACCGCGCTGCTGGCGCGGCGCGCGCGGCAGTGGTCCACGCACCACCGGCTCCCCTGCCTCACGGCCGTGGCCGACGGCTCCGGCCCGTCGGTCGCCCAGGCGATCCAGGGCCTGCGGGCCCAGGGCCGCCGCCACATCGCGGTCGGGTCGTTCTTCCTCACCGGCGACGAGCGCTACGCCGTGCAGGCCGACCAGGCCCGCCGCGGCGGGGCGATCGCGATCTCCGACCCGCTGGGCGCCGCCCCGGAGGTGGCCGAGATCGTCCTGGCGCGCTACGCGTTCGCCGCCATGGAACTGCTGGCGTTCGACGACGAGGGCAACTTCTCCGCCGACGGTCACTTCGCCGCGACCGCCTGA
- the msrB gene encoding peptide-methionine (R)-S-oxide reductase MsrB, which translates to MTDREPTVVRTPQQWREVLTPFEFSVLREGATERPGTGEYEHFRDAGTYACKACGAELFTSEEKFDSHCGWPSFYAPAEDGSVRYLRDESLPGRPRIEVRCAACDSHLGHVFEGEGYDTPTDRRYCINSICLVHRAPDAADAPAS; encoded by the coding sequence ATGACGGATCGGGAGCCCACGGTGGTCCGCACCCCGCAGCAGTGGCGCGAGGTGCTCACGCCCTTCGAGTTCTCGGTGCTGCGCGAGGGCGCGACCGAGCGTCCGGGCACCGGCGAGTACGAGCACTTCCGCGACGCCGGCACCTACGCCTGCAAGGCGTGCGGGGCCGAACTGTTCACCAGCGAGGAGAAGTTCGACTCGCACTGCGGCTGGCCCAGCTTCTACGCGCCCGCCGAGGACGGCAGCGTCCGGTACCTGCGCGACGAGTCCCTTCCGGGACGGCCGCGGATCGAGGTGCGCTGCGCGGCCTGCGACAGCCACCTGGGCCACGTGTTCGAGGGCGAGGGGTACGACACGCCCACCGACCGGCGCTACTGCATCAACTCGATCTGCCTGGTGCACCGGGCACCGGACGCGGCGGACGCGCCCGCGTCCTAG
- the thrS gene encoding threonine--tRNA ligase, with protein MSSSITILRPDASEQRTVEGTTTGLDLFGNDRTVVAMRVDGELLDLARELSDGDRVEPVTSDSPDGLYIVRHSAAHVAAQAVQNLRAEAKLGIGPPVTDGFYYDFQTEPLTPEDLKVLEKDMGRIVKERQRFVRRVVTDEQAREELAGEPFKLELIGLKGNNADAEGAAVEVGAGELTIYDNVRRDGAVAWKDLCRGPHVPHTGYLGNGWALTRTSAAYWRGDQANAQLQRLYGTAWASKEDLQAYKTRLEEAAKRDHRKLGTELDLFSFNEIVGSGLPLFHPKGGVIKREMEDYVRARHIAEGFDYVGTPHIAKEDLFYTSGHLPYYAEGMFPPLLEDAERDEQGNVVKGGQAYRLKAMNCPMHNLIFSARGRSYRELPLRFFEFGTVYRDEKSGVVQGLTRVRSITQDDSHSYVTKEQAPDEIRHLLKFILGLLADFGLDDVALELSTRDEDGRKKDKFIGSDEQWAEATAVLAEIAEESGLRVVPDPGGAAYYGPKISIQASDAIGRVWQMSTIQYDFNQPERFGLQYTAPDGSHQQPVMIHSAKFGSIERFMGVLIEHYAGAFPAWLSPVQVIAVPVAEAFNGYLAGVVDQLRAAGVRVELDDSDDRFAKKIRNAAKEKVPFTLIAGGEDAEADAVSFRFRDGSQRNQVPVADAVAEIVAWIASRRNDSPSAQA; from the coding sequence GTGTCTTCTTCCATCACCATCCTGCGACCTGACGCTTCCGAGCAGCGCACGGTGGAGGGGACGACGACCGGGCTGGACCTGTTCGGGAACGACCGCACGGTCGTGGCGATGCGGGTCGACGGCGAACTGCTCGACCTCGCCCGCGAGCTGTCCGACGGCGACCGGGTCGAGCCGGTCACGTCCGACAGCCCCGACGGGCTCTACATCGTGCGCCACTCCGCCGCGCACGTGGCCGCCCAGGCGGTGCAGAACCTGCGGGCCGAGGCCAAGCTCGGCATCGGTCCGCCCGTGACCGACGGCTTCTACTACGATTTCCAGACCGAGCCGCTGACCCCCGAGGACCTCAAGGTGCTCGAGAAGGACATGGGACGCATCGTCAAGGAGCGGCAGCGGTTCGTGCGGCGCGTCGTCACCGACGAGCAGGCGCGCGAGGAACTGGCCGGCGAGCCGTTCAAGCTCGAACTCATCGGGCTCAAGGGCAACAACGCCGACGCCGAGGGCGCGGCCGTCGAGGTCGGCGCCGGAGAGCTGACGATCTACGACAACGTGCGCCGCGACGGCGCCGTCGCGTGGAAGGACCTGTGCCGCGGCCCGCACGTGCCGCACACCGGCTACCTGGGCAACGGGTGGGCGCTGACCCGGACGTCCGCCGCCTACTGGCGCGGCGACCAGGCCAACGCGCAACTGCAGCGCCTGTACGGCACCGCGTGGGCGTCCAAGGAGGACCTTCAGGCCTACAAGACCCGCCTCGAGGAGGCCGCCAAGCGCGACCACCGCAAGCTCGGCACCGAGCTGGACCTGTTCAGCTTCAACGAGATCGTGGGGTCGGGCCTGCCGCTGTTCCACCCCAAGGGCGGCGTCATCAAGCGCGAGATGGAGGACTACGTCCGCGCCCGCCACATCGCCGAGGGCTTCGACTACGTCGGCACGCCGCACATCGCCAAGGAGGACCTGTTCTACACCTCGGGTCACCTGCCCTACTACGCCGAGGGCATGTTCCCCCCGCTGCTGGAGGACGCCGAACGCGACGAGCAGGGCAACGTGGTCAAGGGCGGGCAGGCCTACCGGCTCAAGGCCATGAACTGCCCGATGCACAACCTGATCTTCTCCGCGCGCGGGCGGTCCTACCGGGAGCTGCCGCTGCGGTTCTTCGAGTTCGGCACCGTGTACCGCGACGAGAAGTCCGGCGTGGTGCAGGGGCTGACGCGCGTCCGCTCGATCACCCAGGACGACTCGCACAGCTACGTCACCAAGGAGCAGGCCCCCGACGAGATCCGGCACCTGCTGAAGTTCATCCTGGGCCTGCTGGCCGACTTCGGGCTGGACGACGTCGCGCTGGAGCTGTCCACCCGCGACGAGGACGGCAGGAAGAAGGACAAGTTCATCGGGTCGGACGAGCAGTGGGCCGAGGCGACCGCCGTGCTGGCCGAGATCGCCGAGGAGTCCGGGCTGCGCGTCGTGCCCGACCCGGGCGGCGCCGCCTACTACGGCCCCAAGATCTCGATCCAGGCCTCCGACGCGATCGGTCGGGTCTGGCAGATGTCGACGATCCAGTACGACTTCAACCAGCCCGAGCGGTTCGGCCTGCAGTACACCGCGCCCGACGGCTCCCACCAGCAGCCCGTCATGATCCACTCGGCCAAGTTCGGTTCGATCGAGCGGTTCATGGGCGTGCTGATCGAGCACTACGCGGGCGCGTTCCCGGCGTGGCTCAGCCCCGTGCAGGTCATCGCCGTCCCGGTCGCGGAGGCCTTCAACGGCTACCTGGCCGGCGTCGTGGACCAGCTGCGCGCGGCGGGCGTGCGGGTGGAACTGGACGACTCGGACGACCGGTTCGCCAAGAAGATCCGCAACGCCGCCAAGGAGAAGGTGCCGTTCACGCTCATCGCGGGCGGCGAGGACGCCGAGGCGGACGCCGTCTCGTTCCGGTTCCGCGACGGCAGCCAGCGCAACCAGGTGCCGGTCGCCGACGCCGTGGCCGAGATCGTGGCCTGGATCGCGTCGCGGCGCAACGACAGCCCGTCGGCCCAGGCATGA
- a CDS encoding DUF6767 domain-containing protein, producing MARYIEARCPLRPQDKCSLCTPGADGPHNCGLVYLMMDDDELREEYAARRRADRAHRG from the coding sequence ATGGCTCGCTACATCGAGGCTCGTTGCCCGTTGCGCCCGCAGGACAAGTGCTCCTTGTGCACCCCCGGGGCCGACGGACCGCACAACTGCGGCCTCGTGTACCTGATGATGGACGACGACGAGTTGCGCGAAGAGTATGCGGCGCGTCGGCGGGCCGATCGGGCTCATCGCGGCTGA
- a CDS encoding APC family permease, with protein sequence MNVADALKRVLVGRKLASAQLGETLLPKRIALPVFASDALSSVAYAPDEIILTLSLAGVAGFFFSWQIGLAVAVVMAVVVLSYRQTVHAYPSGGGDFEVATVNLGPNAGLTVASALLVDYILTVAVSVSSGVQNAKALFPFMVGYEGVVAAVIILVLMAMNLRGVRESGTLFAIPTYGFMFAVLGMILVGLFRIFVLGQPLNAPTAEFDVVGDPFYSQLTGFAMIALLARAFSSGSAALTGVEAISNGVPAFREPKSRNAATTLALLGTIAISMLTGILALANLTRAKMVDEAAGVHFTLNGAPVEDHQDTIIAQLAATVFDVFPVGFVLVITMTMIILFLAANTAFNGFPVLSSILARHGFLPKALYTRGDRLAYSNGIILLALAAVGLVLVFNASVTALIQLYVVGVFVSFTVSQLGMLRHWTRHLATEVDPAARRTMKRARAINAVGLTFTGTVLVIVLASKFIYGAYLAILAMALLFVLMKLISRHYQKVAEETALSPSDVRMLPSRVHAVVLVTELDKPSLRAVTFARASRSSSMEAVTVASDEEHTRHIREQWDALDPGMPLKIISSPYREVVTPFVKYVKGLSSGNPRDVVMVYVPELVVGHWWERLLHNQTTLLIKTRLAFVRGVITAAVPYQLASSRHAIDRVVRQDGAKWRRPGTGTVHSGAHLDDE encoded by the coding sequence GTGAACGTCGCGGACGCCCTGAAGCGAGTACTGGTCGGGCGCAAGCTGGCCAGTGCCCAGCTGGGGGAGACCCTGCTCCCCAAGCGCATCGCGTTGCCGGTCTTCGCCTCCGACGCGCTCTCCTCGGTCGCCTACGCCCCCGACGAGATCATCCTCACCCTCAGCCTGGCCGGCGTCGCCGGCTTCTTCTTCTCCTGGCAGATCGGGCTCGCGGTCGCGGTCGTCATGGCGGTGGTGGTGCTGTCCTACCGCCAGACGGTGCACGCCTATCCCTCCGGCGGCGGCGACTTCGAGGTCGCCACCGTGAACCTCGGACCCAACGCGGGCCTGACGGTCGCCTCGGCCCTGTTGGTCGACTACATCCTCACGGTGGCCGTCTCGGTGAGTTCGGGGGTGCAGAACGCCAAGGCGCTGTTCCCGTTCATGGTCGGCTACGAGGGGGTGGTGGCTGCGGTCATCATCCTGGTGCTGATGGCCATGAACCTGCGCGGCGTCCGGGAGTCGGGGACGCTGTTCGCGATCCCGACCTACGGGTTCATGTTCGCCGTGCTGGGCATGATCCTCGTCGGCCTGTTCCGGATCTTCGTGCTGGGGCAGCCGCTGAACGCCCCGACCGCCGAGTTCGACGTGGTCGGCGACCCGTTCTACTCCCAACTGACCGGCTTCGCCATGATCGCGCTGCTCGCCCGGGCGTTCTCGTCCGGATCGGCGGCGCTGACCGGCGTGGAGGCGATCTCCAACGGCGTCCCGGCGTTCCGCGAGCCGAAGAGCCGCAACGCCGCCACGACGCTGGCGCTGCTCGGCACGATCGCGATCTCGATGCTCACCGGCATCCTCGCCCTGGCGAACCTGACGCGGGCCAAGATGGTCGACGAGGCGGCGGGCGTCCACTTCACGCTCAACGGCGCCCCGGTCGAGGACCATCAGGACACGATCATCGCCCAGCTGGCCGCCACGGTGTTCGACGTGTTCCCGGTGGGCTTCGTGCTGGTGATCACCATGACGATGATCATCCTGTTCCTCGCCGCCAACACCGCGTTCAACGGCTTCCCGGTGCTGAGCTCGATCCTGGCCCGTCACGGCTTCCTGCCCAAGGCGCTCTACACCCGGGGCGACCGGCTGGCCTACAGCAACGGCATCATCCTGCTCGCGTTGGCGGCGGTCGGGCTGGTGCTGGTCTTCAACGCCAGCGTCACCGCCCTCATCCAGCTGTACGTCGTCGGCGTCTTCGTGTCCTTCACCGTCAGCCAGCTGGGGATGCTGCGGCACTGGACGCGCCACCTCGCGACCGAGGTCGACCCGGCCGCACGCCGGACGATGAAGCGGGCCCGCGCCATCAACGCGGTCGGCCTCACGTTCACCGGCACCGTGCTCGTCATCGTGCTGGCCTCGAAGTTCATCTACGGCGCCTACCTGGCGATCCTGGCCATGGCGCTGCTGTTCGTCCTGATGAAGCTCATCAGCCGGCACTACCAGAAGGTGGCCGAGGAGACGGCGCTGTCGCCCTCGGACGTCCGGATGCTGCCCAGCCGGGTGCACGCCGTGGTGCTGGTGACGGAACTGGACAAGCCCTCGCTGCGGGCCGTGACCTTCGCGCGGGCGAGCCGGTCCAGCAGCATGGAGGCGGTCACCGTCGCCTCCGACGAGGAGCACACCCGCCACATCCGCGAGCAGTGGGACGCGCTGGATCCCGGCATGCCGCTCAAGATCATCTCCAGCCCCTACCGCGAGGTCGTCACCCCCTTCGTCAAGTACGTCAAGGGCCTCAGCTCGGGCAACCCGCGCGACGTGGTCATGGTCTACGTCCCCGAACTGGTGGTGGGCCACTGGTGGGAGCGGCTGCTGCACAACCAGACCACGCTGCTCATCAAGACGCGGCTCGCGTTCGTGCGCGGCGTCATCACCGCGGCGGTGCCGTACCAGCTGGCGTCCTCGCGGCACGCCATCGACCGGGTCGTCCGGCAGGACGGCGCCAAGTGGCGGCGCCCCGGCACCGGCACCGTGCACTCCGGCGCCCACCTCGACGATGAGTGA
- a CDS encoding glutamate--cysteine ligase: MTGILPTVMAEHFSGDWMSDNVRYAALNDAVLAARGEDIHLDIDGPSGERLDVFADSLAPESACTSLQLHALVAPGDFARWWNAAQVVAGPQLALGANAPYVFGHELEAESRIEVFTQAADTRPIEYANQGVRPRVFFGERWITSIFDLFEENSRYFPALLPEISQEDPRAVLAAGGTPQLAELRLHNGTVYRWNRPVYDLVDGRAHVRLENRVLPAGPTIVDTLANAAFYYGVLNTLAQDERPVWSRMAFGTAESNFRAGARYGIDAELFWPGQGEGPASELVLRHLLPLAHEGLTAWGVAGPAIDRYLGIIEARCLSGVNGADWQVRSVRALEATGMDRRAALTAMTAAYAAGMHTNEPVHTWPLATQF; the protein is encoded by the coding sequence ATGACCGGCATCCTCCCCACCGTGATGGCCGAGCACTTCAGCGGGGACTGGATGAGCGACAACGTGCGCTACGCCGCCCTCAACGATGCCGTGCTCGCCGCACGGGGTGAGGACATCCACCTGGACATCGACGGGCCCTCGGGGGAGCGGCTCGACGTCTTCGCGGACTCGCTGGCCCCCGAGTCCGCGTGCACGTCGCTCCAGCTGCACGCCCTGGTCGCCCCCGGCGACTTCGCCCGCTGGTGGAACGCCGCGCAGGTCGTCGCCGGCCCCCAGCTCGCGCTGGGCGCGAACGCGCCCTACGTATTCGGGCACGAACTGGAGGCCGAGAGCCGGATCGAGGTGTTCACCCAGGCCGCGGACACCCGACCGATCGAGTACGCCAACCAGGGCGTCCGGCCGCGGGTGTTCTTCGGGGAGCGCTGGATCACGTCGATCTTCGACCTGTTCGAGGAGAACTCGCGCTACTTCCCGGCGCTGCTGCCCGAGATCTCGCAGGAGGATCCGCGCGCCGTGCTGGCCGCCGGCGGCACCCCGCAACTGGCGGAACTCCGCCTCCACAACGGCACCGTGTACCGCTGGAACCGGCCCGTCTACGACCTCGTGGACGGGCGCGCGCACGTCCGGCTGGAGAACCGGGTGCTGCCCGCGGGTCCCACCATCGTCGACACCCTCGCCAACGCGGCGTTCTACTACGGCGTCCTGAACACGCTGGCCCAGGACGAGCGGCCGGTCTGGTCGCGGATGGCGTTCGGGACGGCCGAGTCGAACTTCCGGGCCGGCGCCCGCTACGGCATCGACGCCGAACTGTTCTGGCCCGGTCAGGGCGAGGGCCCGGCGTCCGAACTCGTGCTGCGCCACCTCCTCCCGCTGGCGCACGAGGGCCTGACGGCGTGGGGCGTCGCAGGCCCGGCCATCGACCGCTACCTGGGCATCATCGAGGCGCGCTGTCTCTCGGGGGTGAACGGCGCCGACTGGCAGGTGCGCAGCGTCCGGGCGCTGGAGGCCACCGGGATGGACCGCCGCGCCGCGCTCACGGCGATGACCGCCGCCTACGCCGCGGGGATGCACACCAACGAGCCGGTGCACACCTGGCCGCTGGCGACGCAGTTCTGA